The Engystomops pustulosus chromosome 4, aEngPut4.maternal, whole genome shotgun sequence genome contains a region encoding:
- the LOC140127856 gene encoding interleukin-1 beta-like: MAMAEVPELNDFSMEYSEDVEEFYIDDLSFKQKTNKAHIQWKLHKDCWSPFHSGVKSEIRKPGKPMSSFRKAIMLVVVVEKLKGKTRSEKQDFFGDDDLLNHILVEEDITCDEIQTYDARISKFQYNKTTVHIIRDHRQKCLALQQFQDNARLVSLFLQGQNIEREAKINVNSYITAPFDVNKRPVTLGIAGSKFYLCCSAEEGSQDPVLCLKEVDNIKDIKNDDLLPFMFFKKPSSGVFNSFESAAFPSYCISTSQQENQQVQLKPQESQVFLQDFIVNPNF; the protein is encoded by the exons ATGGCAATGGCAGAAGTTCCAGAACTGAATGACTTTTCAATGGAATACAG TGAAGATGTTGAAGAGTTTTATATTGACGACCTCAGCTTCAAGCAGAAG ACTAACAAGGCTCACATACAATGGAAACTCCACAAGGATTGCTGGTCACCTTTCCATTCTGGAGTAAAATCGGAGATAAGAAAGCCTGGAAAACCGATGTCCTCCTTCAGGAAAGCCATAATGCTGGTTGTAGTTGTAGAAAAGCTGAAGGGAAAAACAAGAAGTGAGAAGCAGGACTTTTTCGGTGATGACGACCTGCTGAATCACATCCTTGTAGAGG AAGACATTACCTGCGATGAAATCCAAACTTATGATGCCCGGATATCGAAATTCCAGTACAATAAGACAACAGTGCACATTATTCGGGATCACAGACAGAAATGTTTAGCTCTGCAGCAGTTTCAGGACAACGCTCGTCTCGTGTCCCTGTTTTTGCAAGGGCAGAATATCGAGAGAGAAG CTAAAATCAATGTGAACAGCTACATCACGGCTCCCTTTGATGTCAACAAGCGTCCAGTCACGTTGGGTATTGCCGGTTCCAAATTCTACTTGTGCTGCTCCGCCGAGGAAGGGTCGCAAGATCCCGTTTTGTGTCTGAAG GAAGTGGACAATATTAAAGACATAAAGAACGATGACTTGTTACCCTTCATGTTCTTCAAGAAGCCCAGCAGCGGTGTATTTAACTCCTTTGAATCAGCCGCTTTCCCCAGCTATTGTATTAGCACATCTCAGCAGGAGAATCAGCAAGTGCAACTGAAGCCACAAGAAAGCCAAGTCTTCCTGCAAGATTTTATAGTCAATCCAAATTTTTAG